A region of the Lysobacter sp. K5869 genome:
CGCAGCTGTACCAGGCCGCGCTGGAAGGGCTGACCATGTTCGCGGTGCTGTGGTGGTTCTCCAGCAAGCCGCGCCCGCGCTACGCGGTGTCGGGCCTGTTCGCGCTGCTGTACGGCTGCTTCCGCTTCCTGGTCGAATTCGTGCGCGTGCCCGACCAGCAACTCGGCGATCACGGCTATCTGGCGTTCGGCTGGCTGACCATGGGCCAGGTGCTGAGCACGCCGCTGATCCTGCTGGGCCTGTTCTGGCTGTGGCTGTCCACGCGCTCGCCGACCCTGCAACCGCAACCGCCGGCCGCCGAGCCGGCCAAGGGCTGAGCCGTGCGCCAGTACCTCGACCTGCTGCGCCACGTGCTCGAACGCGGCGCCGAAAAATCCGACCGCACCGGCACCGGCACGCGCAGCGTGTTCGGCTGGCAGATGCGCTTCGATTTGAACCAAGGCTTCCCGCTGGTCACGACCAAGAAGCTGCACCTGCGCTCGATCGTGCACGAGCTGCTGTGGTTCCTGCAGGGCGAGACCAACATCGCTTACCTGAAGGACAACAAGGTCAGCATCTGGGACGAATGGGCCGACGCGCAGGGCGAACTCGGCCCGGTCTACGGCAAGCAGTGGCGGCGCTGGGCCGACGGCACCGGCGTGGAGATCGATCAGATCCGCTGGGTGGTCGACGAGATCAAGCGCAATCCCGATTCGCGCCGGCTGATCGTCAGCGCCTGGAACGTCGCCGACCTGCCGAAGATGGCGCTGATGCCCTGCCACGCGCTGTTCCAGTTCTACGTGGTCGACGGCAAGCTCAGCTGCCAGCTGTATCAGCGCAGCGGCGACATCTTCCTCGGTGTGCCGTTCAACATCGCCAGCTACGCGCT
Encoded here:
- a CDS encoding thymidylate synthase, which encodes MRQYLDLLRHVLERGAEKSDRTGTGTRSVFGWQMRFDLNQGFPLVTTKKLHLRSIVHELLWFLQGETNIAYLKDNKVSIWDEWADAQGELGPVYGKQWRRWADGTGVEIDQIRWVVDEIKRNPDSRRLIVSAWNVADLPKMALMPCHALFQFYVVDGKLSCQLYQRSGDIFLGVPFNIASYALLTHMVAQVCGLGVGDFVHTLGDAHLYSNHYEQAREQLAREPRTLPTLKLNPAVSDLFAFGYDDIAIEGYDPAPAIKAPVAV